Within the Hypericibacter adhaerens genome, the region GAGCCCGAGCTTGTCGACGCATTCCTGCGCCGAGCCGATGATCAGGCTCTGACGGATATCGTCCAGCGTCTCCGACACCTCGATCGGCACGATGGCGCCGTTCTTCACCGTGCCGGGCGTGTTGAAGACGTTGACGAAGCGTTGATGGTTGGCATGGGCGACCTTGAGCTTCTCCTGCGTGTCCGCCTCGTTCTTGGTGACGAAGCCCATGCGCAGCATGGAGAAGCGCTGGTTGCTGCCCGCCGGCAGCGCGCTGAAGAAGGCGTTGGACTGCATCTTCACCGCCGAGAAGGGATCGCGCAGCGGCGTGGTCATGACATGGAAGCCGCGGCGCACGCAGCCCTGGATGGCGCCCTCGGCGAGGGCCGCGATCCAGATCGGCGGATAAGGCTTCTGCACCGGACGCGGGGTGATGGTGATGGGATCGAACTTGTAATACTTGCTGTCCCAGCTGACTTCTTCCTCCGTCAGGAGCTTCATCAGCAGGTTGAGCGAATCGTCGAACCGTTCGCGGCTCTCCTCGACCGGCACGTTGAAGCGGTCGAACTCGTAGCGGAAGGCGCCGCGCCCCACGCCCAGCTGGATGCGGCCATGGGTCAGGCAGTCGGCCTGCGCGATCTCGCCCGCGAGCCGCCGGATGTCATAGAAGGGCAGCACCAGGACCGCGGTGATGAGCGGGATCTTCTTGGTGACGCTCGCCACGCGGACGGCCGTCAGCAGCGGGTTCGGGTGGGTCAGGTAGTTGATGAAGTGATGCTCGGGGATGGTGAGCGAGATATAGCCCAGCTCCTCCGCGAGCTTCGCCTCCTCGAGCATCTCGTCATACATGGTCTGGGCGGGAAAGCTCGTGTCCGGCCAGTAGCAGGGCAGGTAGAACCCGAAATCCATTGCCAATCGCTCCTGAAATCCCCGACCTTATGAGGCTCTGCCGAGCCCACGAACATGACATGTTCTGGGGAATTGTCTTGTTTTCTGGGATAACTTGACGGATTGAACCGCGTCAAATCATATATTGTCCTGCTACACCATTTGAGGAGCGCCCGACGTGACGGACTGGAAGCCTGACATCGCGAACCGCCATGGCCGCCGCTATCTCGCCATCGCCGATGCGCTGGCGGACGACATCAAGAGAGGCCTCGTCCGCCCCGGCGACCGCCTGCCCACCCATCGCGATCTGGCCTACCAGATGGGCCTCTCCGTCAGCACCGTCAGCAAGGCCTATGCGGAGGCGGTCCGCCGCCAGTTGATCCTGAGCGAGGTCGGGCGCGGCACCTTCGTCATGCCCAATGCCTGGACCGACCTTACCGGCGTCGGGATCGACAGCCGGCAGATCGGGCCGATCGACATGGCCTTCAACTGCCCCGTGCCCGCGCCGATGGTGCTCGAGGCGATGTCGGCGGCGCTCAAGACGATCTCCGGCAGCGACCGCCTCGACGAGCTGATGCCCTATCACCGGCCCTGGGTCGGGCTCGCGTCGCACCGGGCGGCGGCGGCGAGCTGGATCGAGAAGCGCGGGCTCAGGACCTCGCCCGAGAACATCCTCATGACCAACGGCGCGCAGCATGCGCATGCCATCATCCTGACCTCGCTGCTCGAGCCCAACCAGATCGCGGTCACCGACGAGCTGACCGATCCCGGCATCAAGTTCCTCACCGCCAATCGCAGCCTGCAGCTCAAGGGGCTGGCGATGGACAAGGACGGGCTCCTGCCCGACGCCTTCGAGGCCGCCTGCAAGACGATGAAGGTGAAGGCCCTCATCACCGTTCCCAACCACCACAGCCCGACCCTGACCATCATGCCGGTCGAGCGCCGCAAGGCGATCGCCGAGGTCGCGATCCGCCATGGGGTGACCATCATCGAGGATGATGTCTACGGCCCCTTCCTCGATAACCCGCCCCCGGCGCTCTCGAGCTTCGCCCCGGAGCAGAGCTTCTATTTCACCAGCTTCTCGAAATGCATCTGCGCGGGCCTGCGCATCGGCTTCCTCGCGGCCCCGCCCGGCCGCGTGGAAGAGCTGATCCCCGGCCTCGGCGCCACGACCTGGATGGTGTCGATGGTGCCGGCGGAGATTGCGGCGCTCTGGATCCGCGAGGGCACCGCCGAGCGGCTGATCGTCTGGCAGCGCCAGGAGCTGACCCGGCGGCAGAAGCTGGCCGCCCAGATTCTCGACGGCTTCGACTATACGGCGCTGCCCTCCTCGCTCCATCTCTGGCTGCCTTTGCCCGACAGCTGGCGGGCCGAGGGTTTCGTGGCCCAGGCCCGGCTGCGCGGCCTGGCGGTGACGCCCGCCGAGGCCTTCGTGGTGGGTCATGTCCCGGCCCCGCAGGCCGTCCGCGTCAGCCTGGGCGGCGCAACACCCTCGCGCACCGAGCTGCAGCGCGGGCTCGAGATCGTCGCCGACCTGCTCAAGGAACGGCCGGCCGCCACCTATCTCGTGCTCTAGCACGCCTGCCACGACGGCCGTCCCCCGCGATCCTTCCTTCAACCGGAGTCAAGACCGTGATCTACGAATTGCGTCAATACATCCCCATGCCCGGCAAGGCCGAGGCGCTCAGCCGCCGGTTCCGCGACAGCACCCTGGCCCTCTTCCACAAGCTGGGATTCAAGGTGGTCGATTTCTGGGAAACGACCGACGGCAGCGGCGAGCTCTGGTATCTGATGGAATGGCCGACCGAGGCCGCCATGAAATCCGCCTGGGACGGATTCAAGACCAATCCCGATTGGGTCGCGACCAAGAAGGTGACCGAGGCCGACGGGCCGCTGGTCCAGAATATCCAATCCTACCCCCTGCGCCGGGCAGCGTACTTCAAGCCCTGATCCTCATCCGCGACAGCCTCGGCCTCCGGAAGATCACGGGACCAAAGACCCTCGGTTCGCGTGGGGTTTGACGGATTGGCAACCGGGTTCCCGCCCTTCTGGGAACCGGTCGCCCCCCGCCGAGCGGCTTCGCTTTTGCCGCCCGATCTCCTAGTCTAGGGGACCGGCCTGTCCCCCGGTCCAACGGCGGCGCGCCGATCGAGAGAGGTTTTCAACAAGATGGATCGACGTCATGCGATATGAAGCGCCGGGTTCTATCGAATCGGCGGTGGCGCTGCTGGCCCAGGAAAAGGGCCGCGCCTATGTTCTGGCCGGCGGCACGGATCTCCTGGTCCGGCTGCGCGGCGGCTATATCGAGCCCGACCTCGTGGTCGACGTGAAGCGCATCGAGAGCATGCGCAAGATCGTGCCCGAGGCCGGCGGCTTCCGTATCGGGGCCGCCGTGCCGGCGGCCGAGCTGGGCGAGCACCCGGCCGTGAAGAAGCTCTGGCCCGGCGTGGTCGAGGCGGTCGAGCTGATCGGCTCGAAGCAGGTCCAGGGCCGCGCCACCATGGTCGGCAATCTCTGCAACGCCTCGCCCGCGGCCGACAGCGTCCCCGCGATGGTCGCGGCCGGCGCCGTCGCCACGGTCGTCGGGCCCAACGGCAAGCGCAACCTGCCGGTCGAGGAGATTTCGACCTCGCCCGGCAAGACCACGCTCGCCAAGGGCGAGATCGTGGAATCGATCCTGCTGGCGGCGCGGCCGCCCCATTCGGGCGACGCCTATCTGCGCTTCATCCCGCGCACCGAGATGGACATCGCGGTGGTGGGCGCCGGCGTGAACATCACGCTGGACGACAAGGGCGTCTGCAAGGCCGCCCGCGTGGCGCTGGGCGCCGTCGCCGAGCGCGTGCTGCTGGTCGGGCCCGCGGCCGATGCCCTCATCGGCACCAAGCTCGACGAGGCCGCTCTCGACAAGCTGGCCGCCGCGGCCTCCGCCGCCTGCCGGCCGATCGACGACAAGCGCGGCACCAAAGAGTTCCGCATCAAGGTTGCCGGCGTGCTCGCGCGCCGGGCCGCCACCATTGCGCTCGAGCGCGCGAGGAAGTCCTAAATGAGCCAGGTTCACGTCACCGCCAAGATCAATGGCGACACCACCGAATATCTCTGCGAGCCCGACGAGACGCTGCTCGACGTGCTGCGCAACCGCCTGGGCCTGACCGGCGCCAAGGAAGGCTGCGGCACGGGCGATTGCGGCGCCTGCAGCGTCACGCTGGACGGCCGTCTGGTCTGCTCCTGCCTGGTGCTGGGGGCGGAGGCGAACGGCCGCGAGGTCCGTACCATCGAGGGCATGGCCCATGGTGAGACGCTGCATCCGCTGCAGCGCAAGTTCCTGGAGCATGCCGCCCTCCAGTGCGGCATCTGCACGCCGGGCTTCCTGGTCGCCGCCAAGGCGCTCCTGGACAAGAACCCGGACCCCTCGGAGACCGAGATCCGCTACTGGCTCGCCGGCAATCTCTGTCGGTGCACCGGTTACGACAAGATCGTGCGCGCGGTCCAGGATGCCGCCGCCGAAATGCGAAAGGGTTGAACCATGCCCCTCGACACCAAGACCCCCATCCCGACTTCCTTCCGCGTCGTCGGCACGCGCCCGCTTCGCCCCGACGGCATCGACAAGGTCACGGGCCGTGCCCGCTTCGGCGCCGACATGTGGGCGCCGGGCATGCTGGTGGGCCGCATCCTGCGCAGCCCGCACGCCCACGCGCGCATCCGCAAGATCGACATCTCGAAGGCCCAGGCCCTCGAGGGCGTGAAGGCGGTCGTCACCCGCGCCGACTTCAAGGCGCAGGACGGCGATCTGGCCGACATCCTCGACAATGTGATGGCCGGCAAGAAGGCGCTCTATGACGGCCATGCCGTCGCGGCCGTGGCCGCCGTCAGCGCCGCCGTCGCCCGCAAGGCGCTGTCGCTGATCGAGGTCGATTACGAGATCCTGCCGCACGTCACCGACGTCGACGAGGCGATGAAGCCGGGAGCCCCCCTGCTCCATGACGGCATGATCACGGCCGGCGTCGAGCCGGCGCCGACCAAGCCCTCGAACGTCACGCGCCGGCACGAGTTCGGCCATGGCGATGTCGAGAAGGGCTTCAAGAAGGCCGATATCGTCGTCGAGCGCGAGTTCAAGACCGAGGCAACGCACCAGGGCTATATCGAGCCCCACGCCTGCCTCGCGACGCTCAGCCCCGACGGCGTCGCCGAGCTGTGGGTCTGCACCCAGGGCCATTTCATGGTGCGCGCGGTCTGCGCCGGCCTGCTCGGCATCGACATCTCGAAGCTGCGCGTCACCGCCTCGGAGATCGGCGGCGGCTTCGGCGGCAAGACCACGGTCTTCATCGAGCCGGTGGCGCTCGCGCTCTCGCGCAAGGCCAACCGCCCCGTCAAGATCGTCATGAGCCGCGACGAGGTGTTCCGGGCCACCGGCCCGACATCGAGCGCCTCCATGCGCGTCAAGATCGGCGTCACCAAGGACGGGCGCATCACCGCGGCCGACGGCGAGTTCCGCTACCAGGGCGGCGCCTATGCCGGCTCGCCGGTCGAGTTCGGCGCCATGTCGGCCTTCGCCTGCTACGACCTCGAGAACGTGCGGGCGGTCGGCTATGACGTGGTCTGCAACCGGCCCAAGCAGGCGGCCTACCGCGCCCCGGGCGCCCCGATCTCGGCCTTCGCGGTCGAGAGCGTGATCGACGAACTGGCCAAGAAGCTCGGCATGGACGCGATCGACTTCCGCATCAAGAACGCGGCCAAGCCGGGCACCAAATCCTCCTACGGGCCGACCTATGGCGAGATCGGCCTCATCACCACGCTGGAGGAGGCCAAGAAGCATCCGCACTGGAAGGCGCCGGTGAAGCCGGGCCAGGCCCGCAGCATGGCCTGCGGCTTCTGGTTCAATTTCGGCGGCCAGACCTGCGTGTCGCTCAACATCAATGTGGACGGCACCTGCACGCTGGCGGTGGGCACGCCCGACATCGGCGGCTCGCGCGCCTCGATGAGCCTGATGGCCGCCGAGGAGCTGGGCATTCCCTATGAATCGGTCCGCGCCATCGTCGCCGACACCTCCTCGCTCGGCTATAACGACGTGACCGACGGCAGCCGCACCACCTTCGCCACCGGCATGGCCACGATCTTCGCCGCGCGCGATGCGATCAAGAAGCTCTGCGGGCGGGCCGCACAGATCTGGGGCATCCCCGAGGATGCGGTGGTCTGGGAGAAGGGCTATGCCCGTCCCTCGGGCGCCAATGCCGGCAGCTTCGAGCCGCTCTCGCTCGCCGACATCGCCAAGAGCTCGGGCAATACCGGCGGCCCGATCGCGGGTCACACCGAATACAACGCCGAGGGCGCGGGCGTCAGCTTCGCCACCCATATCGTCGATGCCGAGGTCGACAAGGAAACCGGCCGCACCACGATCACCCGCTACACGGTGCTGCAGGATGCCGGCAAGGCGGTCCATCCGAGCTATGTCGAAGGGCAGTTCCAGGGCGGCGCCGTGCAGGGCATCGGCTGGGCGCTCAACGAGGAATATATCTACGGCAAGGATGGACGGCTGCAGAATGCGGGCTTCCTCGATTACCGCATCCCGGTCGCCTCGGATCTGCCGATGATCGACACCAAGATCATCGAGATCCCGAACAAGGGCCACCCCTACGGCGTGCGCGGCGTCGGCGAGACATCGATCGTCCCGCCGCTCGCCGCGATCGCCAACGCGGTGTCGGCTGCGGCCGGCGTGCGCCTCACCCAGCTGCCGATGTCGCCGCCGAAGGTGCTCAAGGCGATCGAAGAAGGCGCCCGCAAGGGGCATTGATGGTCCAGGTCGTGCTTTGGGGGTCGCTCAAGCGGGCGGCCCAGGGCAAATCCCAGGTCGAGGTCGAGGCTGCGGATCTCAAGCAGCTTCTGACCCGCCTGGGCGAGGCCTATCCCGAGCTCAAGCCGCAGATCGAGCGCGGCGTGTCGGTCTCCATCGACGGCCTGATCTACACCAACAACTGGTTCCAGCCGATCCGCCCTGGTGCCGAGGTGGTGCTGCTGCCGAAGCTGGCGGGCGGATGAGGCGGGCTCGGTCGGTTTCGTGGCTTCGATGCAGAACGGCGCCCCAACGGGCGCCGTTTTCATTGACCCGAAGCCGCCTGCTTCTTCCAGTCGCCGGTCGTGTTCCACCAGCGGTTCGGGTTGGCGCTGTCGTCGAGGCCTTTGGAGCGACCGGTGAGGATCGGGTGAATCCGGATCACGGGCTCCTGGTAGCTGTGCGTCTCGAAGATCGCCTCGATCACCCGGTCGAGCAGCGCCGGGTCTTCGGGCAGCTCGAACGAGAGCTCGACGACACCGGGCCGCTTGCGGACCTCGGTCTCCGGTCCCGCAGCCGCTCCCTCCAAAGGACGATAGCGCTCGATGCCGGCGCTCGATTGAAAGGCGTTGCTGTCATATTTCCCCATGGCGAGGGGCGCGTGCTTCACGACCTGCCCCATGATGCGGTCCACGTCCTCGACCGGCGCCTGCACGGTCATGAGCAACCGGCGCTCCATGCGCACCGATCTGGTTTCAAAGCCGTCTTCCATCGGTCGAGCCTCTCGCCTGTGAATCGAACGGAGCGATCTTGCGCCGGGGCTGCTGCCATCGTGCTGTCAGGAGACGCGGGGGCCTGAGCCGGGACTCCCGTCGGAATCTTCGGTGATCAGCTTGCCGGTTTCATCGAACCACTGATAGGTGCCGATCCTGGCCCCGTCCTTGTACCGGCCGGCTTCGCGCGGCTTCCCGTTCGGCCAGAAGCTGCGGTACTCGCCGTCGAGCCGGCCCTCGAAATAGCTGCTCTCGATATAAAGCCGCCCGTCGTCGAACCAGACCAGACAGCGGCCGTGGAGCTTCCCGCGGCTGAACTCCGCCATGCCGATCTGAATCCCCGTCTTCGACCAGATCCGCCGCGTGCCATGCGGCTGGCCGTCGACCATCTCGGTCTCCTCGACGAAACCGCCGGCTTCGTCGGTGCGGCGGCGGATTTCGGTTTTGGACTCTTGGCACATAGCGGTCTCGCTTTGTCACGCCACCCCTGCCGTCATCCCCGCGAAAGCGGTGACCCACGTCAAAGCCCCGTGACCCGAATCAATGGCTCATGTTGGGGTGCGTCGTCTAATAGTCCAGCCGCCAATCGAGCCCGATCTGGCTCGAGCGTCCGACGCTGCTATAGCCGGTGAGGCCGCGCAGGATATCGACCTCGACCTTGGCGCGGCTGGTATCCGCCGAGGTGCCCTGCTCCACGCCGACGAAGACGCCGGGGGCCACATACTTGCCGCCGCTCACCGTGGGGCCCGTATCCTCGGTCTTGGTCGCAGGCCGGTTGGGATCGCTCGAGATCGGCGCGTTCGGGTTGGTCGAGGCCGCGCCGATATCGAGCCGGTCGAGCCCGATCGTGTCGCGCAGCCGGTCGAGGATGCCGGGTCCGCCATTGGCGAGATTGTTGGCGGCCAGGGCCAGTTGCGCGCCCTGGGCCGGCGTGATCTGGCTGGTCTCGCGCCCGAACAGCACCCGCGACAGAACCTCGTCCTGCGGCAATTGCGGGGTCGAGCTCAACGTCAGGTTCGGCGAGGTCGGGCTGCCGGTCAGGTTCGCCTGGGCGACGATGTCGCTCGCCCTGTATTCGGCCAGCACTTCCATGCGCGGCTCGTCGATCCGGCCGGAGGGAAAGGTGATGACGCCGCGCCGGATCGTGAAACTCTTGCCGAGAAGATCGATCGTGCCGCGCACGGTCTGCAGCTTCCCGCCGATCTCGGGACGATCGCTGTCGCCGGTGAGCTTGATCCGGCCGCGCCATTCGCTGTCGAGGCCATGGCCGCGCACGAAAGTCTGGCCGGGCACTGTCACGGTCAGGTCGAGCGCCACCCGCGGTCCCGGCTTGCGCTGGGCCGCCTGGCGGCGTGCCTCGGCGAGCCGTTGCGCCGTCGAATGCGGATCCCGGCTGTCGATCACCACGACATCGAGTGTGCGGACGTTGGGCGGCAGCCTGTCGGGAATGCGGAACTCGGCGCGCGGGATCGTGAGATTGGCCGTGAGTTTCGGCTCGGCCAGGCTGCCCTCGACCCCGACATCGCCATCGGCGGTCACGCGCGCCGTGTCGCTGTTGGCCACGCGCAGGCTTGCCAGATGCGCCTTGAAATCGAGCAGGGGAGCCGGCCGGGCCGCGAGATCGATGCCGCCCGTGGCCGAGAGGTTGCCGCCTTGCGCATCCTGGGCCGAGAACCGGGTCAGATTGAGACGCGCCTGGTCCCCTTGGAGCGTCGCCTCGATGTTCCTGAGCTCGGTGCCATAGTCCTGGTTGAGATAGCGGCCTCCGCTGACCGAGAGCTGCCCGCCGGCCTCGGGAGCCGCGCGCGTGCCCGTGACCGTGAGGGCGACCTTGTACTGGCCCGAGAGCCGGTCCTCGCCCAGGGCCAGAAGCTCCACAAACCCCTCGAGGCGCCCTTCGCCGTCGAGCTTGATGGACAACGGCCGTTGCGAGGGAATGATCTCCGCACCCGAAGCGGTCAGATCCAGCGGCACCTGCCCGGTCAGCGTCAGGAGCTTGGCATCGGGCATCGAGGCCTGGCCCTCGAGCGCCAGTTGGCCCGCGCCTGGCGCCAACGACAGATCGAAATCCAGGGGCGGAATGCTGGAAGCCTCCGGATCCGTGATCTTGAGGTCGCGGCCGGCGATCGTCACCTTGCCGGCCGGTGCCGCGAGCGAGCCGGAAAGATCGGCCGCCAGATCGAGCGTGCCGGCCATGGGGCGTTCGAGAAACCGTCCAGCGACCTCGAGCGGCAGTTTCTGGGCGTCGAGCTTGAGCATGAGGCGATCCTTGCCCATCGCCGCATCGCCGGTGACATGGCCGCCCGCCAGGTCGAGATCGAGACCGATCACCCGAGTCTCGACCGCGCCCAGCGCCAGGGTCGCCGGCTGGAGCAGCTTCGCCTCGTCCTGGTCGAGCTTGCCGGAAAAGCGCGACAGCAGGATCGACTGGCTGTCCTTGCCTTTCGACCAGCCGCCGGCGAGATCGAGGGTCAAGGGCAGGCGGCGCTGCTGATCGCCCTCCTCCCCGAGCAGCATCTCGCCCCCGGCCTGGCCATCGAAATCGATCGCGCTGTCGGAGTGGATGTCGGCATCGGCATGGACCCGGCTGAAGCGCAGGTTGCCGCCACCGACTCCGGCCGCATCGAACGCCACCGTGCCGGCAGGATCGTTCATCAGGTTGCGCGCCCTGCCCTGGAGCTTGAGCTGGGAGAGCAGGATGGTGTCTTCGGCCGTGCCGATCTTGACGTCGCTGCCGGTGAGATTGAACTCGGCGATCTGGCCGTCTTTGGGGATCAGGTTGACGCTGGTGGTGGCGCTGCCGGCGAGCGTGATGCCCGCGACGGAGGAAAAGGGCTGCAGATCGGGAAAGGTGCCGGCGAGCTTGCCCGTCGCCAGGTCACGATCGGTGTCGTAATCGACGTCGCCGGTAAGCCGGCCGCCGCCGGCGCTCAATGCCAGCTTGCGGAGGGAAAGAATGTCGTCGGGCGGCAGCGCATAGCCGGTATCGAGCTTGGCCGGCATGCCGGCGAGGTCGAACACGGCCGAGATCGTGCCGGAAAGATCGTTGATATCGGCGACCGAGATCTGCGCCGTCAGCCTCTTGATCGGCACATTCTCGATCGCCATGTCGCGGCCCTCGATCAGGGCCTGCAGGGAAGGATGGGCCAGGCTGCCGCCGAGATCGCCGGTCACGGTGGCGTCGCCACGGATCGCGACGCGGATGGCCGGCGCCAGGGGCTCGAGCCTCGGCATGCGGGCGACGATCCGGCCGCTCAGCGCATCGCTCGCGACCGCATATTCCGCGTTGCCGGTGAGGGTCGCCGCCGCCGCCGCGACATTGAGATTGGAGATCGCGATCCGGCCGTCGGGCTCACGCGTCGCAACCGCGTCGATCGCCACCGAGGGCCCGAGAACGACGTCCACGGCCTGGATGCCGATACCGAAATTCTCGGTGCTCCCCTTGAGCGTCGCGGTGACCTTTCCATCGGTGCCGGTCGCCACCTCGCCGCCGAGCGAAACATGGCCATGCAGGCGCGGCAGCTTCACCAGCGCGCCAAAGGCCGCGATTTCCGCGACATCGAGCGAGAACCCGCCATTGGCGCCGTCGGGCGCGAACCGACCCTGCGCCGTCAAATCGAGCCCCGCGCCCTTGGCGCTCGCGTGGTCGAGGACGAGGCTCTGAGAGGCGGGCGTCACCTTGCCCGCGAGCGACCAGTCGACGCTGTCGCCCAGCCCCGCGGGCAAGGGCGCGCCCTCCTGGGTCAGGCCCGTCAGCCGGCCCTGGCCGTCGATCTGCCAACCAGTCTCTTCCCGGTCGATCGCTCCATCGGGCGTCAATGCCATCGCGGCGTCGAGATGCGCGATCCCGAACCCCTCGGCGTCGAGCCGGTCGCCGGTCAGGACGGCGTGGAGGATGGGCTTCGTCGTGCTGCCTTCAACCGTGAGGTCGAGCTGCCCGTTCCCCGCCAGCGCAGATCCCAGCAAGCCCTCCGCGGCCTTGAGGTCGGGCAAGGTCACCTTGGCGGTGCCGGCCAGGTCCTGCGTCGCATTGTTCAGCCGGGCGGAAGCGGCGAGATCGAAGGCCACGCCCGTCACCGACAGGCTTTCGAGCGTGACGACATCGCCATCGAGGGCCGCCCGCGCGGCGAAACGGAGGCGCTCGCCCAGCAAAGGCTGCATCGAGGCCGGCGCCAGGTCCTGCTGCGTGGCACTCCCATCGAGCGTGAGACGCAGGCCCTGCCCTTGGGTCAGGCCGAGGTCGCTCTCGATCGAGGCCAGCTTGCCGACGCTGCCGGTGAGCTTTCCCTGCCAGGAGGAGAGCGGACCCGTACCGGCCAGCGCCACTGTCAGCGGTTGCGGCTCCGCTCGGTTGAGGAGGCGCGCCATGAGCTGGCCGGTGGGTTCGCTCGCATCGAGCTTGAGATCGAGGATGGCCGGGTTGCCCGACACGGTCATGGCCAGGCGTGCCTGACCCGGCGTGCCGTCGGTCCGCGCCAGGTCGAGATGAAGGTTGGCGGTCTCGCCCCCCAGTGCCGCCTGGCCCGAGAAGGTCAGCGCCGCGGGCTCGCCCAGGACCGGCTCGGCAAGAGCAAGCTGGTCGATCGCAAGTTTGTCGATCGTGAGAGCCACCGGCAGCTTCGGCAGCGACAGATCGATGCCGGCGCTCGGCTTCTGCGGCTCGCTGGCCGTTTCCGGCATGCGCGAGACCGCGACGCGCGCCACGGTCAGAGCACGGATCGCCAGCTCCCGATGCCAGAGGGCCGAGCCGTCGATCGCGATCTGTGCCCGGTCGATCTCGAGC harbors:
- a CDS encoding translocation/assembly module TamB domain-containing protein, which produces MKRTLRRILIGLGAVFAVLVVALAGGFLFLQSDAGKQWLAGRLAQVLSSPDSTVAIEGLAGSVPFDLTVDRITVSDRTGPWLEIDRAQIAIDGSALWHRELAIRALTVARVAVSRMPETASEPQKPSAGIDLSLPKLPVALTIDKLAIDQLALAEPVLGEPAALTFSGQAALGGETANLHLDLARTDGTPGQARLAMTVSGNPAILDLKLDASEPTGQLMARLLNRAEPQPLTVALAGTGPLSSWQGKLTGSVGKLASIESDLGLTQGQGLRLTLDGSATQQDLAPASMQPLLGERLRFAARAALDGDVVTLESLSVTGVAFDLAASARLNNATQDLAGTAKVTLPDLKAAEGLLGSALAGNGQLDLTVEGSTTKPILHAVLTGDRLDAEGFGIAHLDAAMALTPDGAIDREETGWQIDGQGRLTGLTQEGAPLPAGLGDSVDWSLAGKVTPASQSLVLDHASAKGAGLDLTAQGRFAPDGANGGFSLDVAEIAAFGALVKLPRLHGHVSLGGEVATGTDGKVTATLKGSTENFGIGIQAVDVVLGPSVAIDAVATREPDGRIAISNLNVAAAAATLTGNAEYAVASDALSGRIVARMPRLEPLAPAIRVAIRGDATVTGDLGGSLAHPSLQALIEGRDMAIENVPIKRLTAQISVADINDLSGTISAVFDLAGMPAKLDTGYALPPDDILSLRKLALSAGGGRLTGDVDYDTDRDLATGKLAGTFPDLQPFSSVAGITLAGSATTSVNLIPKDGQIAEFNLTGSDVKIGTAEDTILLSQLKLQGRARNLMNDPAGTVAFDAAGVGGGNLRFSRVHADADIHSDSAIDFDGQAGGEMLLGEEGDQQRRLPLTLDLAGGWSKGKDSQSILLSRFSGKLDQDEAKLLQPATLALGAVETRVIGLDLDLAGGHVTGDAAMGKDRLMLKLDAQKLPLEVAGRFLERPMAGTLDLAADLSGSLAAPAGKVTIAGRDLKITDPEASSIPPLDFDLSLAPGAGQLALEGQASMPDAKLLTLTGQVPLDLTASGAEIIPSQRPLSIKLDGEGRLEGFVELLALGEDRLSGQYKVALTVTGTRAAPEAGGQLSVSGGRYLNQDYGTELRNIEATLQGDQARLNLTRFSAQDAQGGNLSATGGIDLAARPAPLLDFKAHLASLRVANSDTARVTADGDVGVEGSLAEPKLTANLTIPRAEFRIPDRLPPNVRTLDVVVIDSRDPHSTAQRLAEARRQAAQRKPGPRVALDLTVTVPGQTFVRGHGLDSEWRGRIKLTGDSDRPEIGGKLQTVRGTIDLLGKSFTIRRGVITFPSGRIDEPRMEVLAEYRASDIVAQANLTGSPTSPNLTLSSTPQLPQDEVLSRVLFGRETSQITPAQGAQLALAANNLANGGPGILDRLRDTIGLDRLDIGAASTNPNAPISSDPNRPATKTEDTGPTVSGGKYVAPGVFVGVEQGTSADTSRAKVEVDILRGLTGYSSVGRSSQIGLDWRLDY